In a genomic window of Pseudomonas oryzihabitans:
- a CDS encoding ArnT family glycosyltransferase: protein MTTLPLSIDQASPKATRAKLGAESLLVFVAALALFTLGIWDQAPQGFDYRWAVFLNEMFRHGASFFPTTYGQPYPDYPGTATWLSWLVARVVGAPNQFANVLPTALAAAGVLGLTYRILADRSRAWALLTILLVALTPQWLEKARAVCLDQLVALVVLGCFYLFYSADRDQRPGRRLLVLPLFALGFAIRGPLGLIEPCGIVSIYWLVTAWCDPQRRAAAIRGLVGYGVAGLVILGLCWWTLMQLARLEGGEAFAAEVWHMQVAGRLDESGKPFWFYLQLGLYRYLPVLPLALLALWAWRRELLFSPDSADRRQLLWLAGCGLMILVGLSIPNFKRAYYVVPMVPFLAAVAAFALLQAASRLRWMEVAYRALMGLLPGLALVALLVGHHLWQKQGYWPAISLPALIIFFAGLQLLSLLKWRSQRGARRLLTLSALAFAAQWTMLVAAVDPVQDLEYDTRGFVQQVEGLRQAQPGPLVFFGIDHDGEAIRYMMNLKHDEQPLFIAREQKAQLDSLPAGSWIILAQKDRDLLQGTRLAQLQPVVERRFNRNPCLVYRLP from the coding sequence ATGACCACCTTGCCGTTATCTATCGACCAGGCATCACCCAAGGCTACGCGCGCCAAGCTGGGCGCCGAAAGTCTGCTGGTGTTCGTGGCCGCGCTGGCGCTCTTCACGCTGGGGATCTGGGATCAGGCTCCGCAAGGCTTCGATTACCGCTGGGCGGTGTTTTTGAACGAGATGTTCCGCCACGGTGCTTCGTTCTTTCCCACCACCTATGGACAGCCCTATCCGGACTATCCCGGCACCGCGACCTGGCTGAGCTGGCTCGTCGCCCGCGTCGTCGGCGCACCGAATCAATTCGCCAACGTACTGCCCACGGCGCTGGCCGCCGCCGGGGTACTGGGCCTGACCTACCGCATCCTCGCGGACCGCAGCCGCGCCTGGGCGCTGCTGACCATCCTCCTCGTGGCGCTGACGCCCCAATGGCTGGAAAAGGCCCGCGCGGTGTGCCTGGACCAATTGGTCGCCCTCGTGGTGCTGGGGTGCTTCTACCTCTTCTACAGCGCCGACCGTGACCAACGTCCCGGACGCCGCCTGCTGGTACTGCCACTGTTCGCGCTCGGCTTCGCCATCCGGGGTCCGCTGGGGCTGATCGAGCCCTGCGGCATCGTCAGCATCTATTGGCTGGTGACCGCCTGGTGCGATCCGCAACGCCGGGCGGCGGCAATCCGGGGCCTCGTCGGCTACGGCGTGGCCGGCCTCGTCATCCTGGGCCTGTGCTGGTGGACGCTGATGCAGTTGGCACGCCTGGAGGGCGGTGAGGCCTTCGCCGCCGAGGTCTGGCACATGCAGGTCGCCGGGCGCCTGGACGAGAGCGGCAAACCCTTCTGGTTCTATCTGCAGCTGGGTCTGTATCGCTATCTGCCGGTGCTGCCGCTGGCCCTGCTGGCGCTCTGGGCCTGGCGGCGCGAGCTGCTGTTCAGCCCGGACAGCGCCGACCGTCGCCAATTGCTGTGGCTCGCCGGCTGCGGGCTGATGATCCTGGTGGGCCTGTCCATCCCGAACTTCAAGCGGGCCTATTACGTCGTGCCCATGGTGCCCTTCCTGGCCGCGGTAGCCGCCTTCGCCCTGCTACAGGCGGCGTCGCGGCTACGCTGGATGGAGGTGGCCTATCGGGCGCTCATGGGTCTGTTGCCGGGCCTGGCACTGGTCGCCCTGCTGGTCGGCCACCATCTCTGGCAGAAGCAGGGCTACTGGCCCGCGATATCCCTGCCCGCCCTCATCATCTTCTTCGCCGGACTCCAGCTGCTCAGCCTGCTGAAGTGGCGCAGCCAGCGCGGCGCCAGGCGACTGTTGACCCTCAGCGCCCTGGCGTTCGCCGCCCAATGGACGATGCTGGTAGCCGCGGTCGACCCGGTCCAGGACCTGGAGTACGACACCCGCGGCTTCGTCCAGCAGGTGGAGGGACTGCGCCAAGCGCAGCCGGGGCCGCTGGTGTTCTTCGGCATTGACCATGACGGTGAGGCGATCCGCTACATGATGAATCTCAAGCATGATGAGCAGCCCCTCTTCATCGCTCGCGAGCAGAAGGCACAGTTGGATAGCCTACCGGCGGGGTCCTGGATAATCCTCGCCCAAAAGGACCGCGACCTGCTCCAGGGCACACGCCTGGCGCAGCTGCAACCGGTGGTGGAGCGACGCTTCAATAGAAATCCCTGCCTGGTCTATCGCCTGCCCTAA
- a CDS encoding UDP-glucose dehydrogenase family protein, whose protein sequence is MNISVFGIGYVGLVQAAVLAEVGHQVLCMDIDQAKIEKLKRGEITLYEPGLEELVRNNLADGRLEFTDDAAAAAAHGNVQFIAVGTPPAADGSADLTAVFAVAESIVRLRREHRSADPLLVVNKSTVPVGTGDRVRAIIDRVLAEEGRTLPIEVVSNPEFLKEGAAIADCKRPDRIVVGTDSPAARDLMRELYAPFNRNHDRIQFMDIRSAELAKYAANSLLATKISFINQIAEVAEQVGADIEAVRLAIGADPRIGHHFIYPGCGYGGSCFPKDLQALIRTGEEQGLSLDLLQAVEAINVRQKSKLFERIQRYFKGDLQGRTFALWGLAFKPNTDDMRDAPSRVLMEALWAAGARVRAFDPVAMAEAQRLYGHGDRLALMGTPEATLAGADALVICTEWQQFKAPDFDLIFQQLKQPLIFDGRNLYDPERMARRGFEYFAIGRGKSLTAPAAATPLDNAE, encoded by the coding sequence ATGAACATCAGCGTCTTCGGCATCGGCTATGTCGGCCTGGTGCAGGCCGCCGTCCTGGCGGAAGTGGGCCATCAGGTCCTGTGCATGGATATCGACCAGGCCAAGATCGAGAAACTCAAACGTGGCGAAATCACGCTCTATGAGCCCGGTCTGGAAGAGTTGGTCCGCAACAATCTGGCCGACGGCCGCCTGGAATTCACCGATGACGCCGCCGCCGCGGCCGCCCATGGCAACGTTCAGTTCATTGCGGTCGGCACCCCGCCGGCCGCGGATGGCTCCGCCGATCTCACCGCCGTCTTCGCCGTGGCCGAGAGCATCGTCCGCTTGCGCCGCGAGCATCGCAGCGCCGATCCCCTGCTGGTGGTCAACAAGTCGACGGTACCGGTGGGTACCGGTGATCGCGTCCGCGCCATCATCGATAGAGTGCTCGCCGAAGAAGGCCGCACCCTGCCCATCGAGGTGGTCTCCAATCCGGAATTCCTCAAGGAAGGCGCCGCCATCGCGGACTGCAAACGTCCCGACCGGATCGTCGTGGGCACCGACTCGCCCGCAGCACGTGACCTGATGCGGGAGCTGTACGCGCCTTTCAACCGCAACCACGACCGCATTCAATTCATGGATATCCGTAGCGCCGAACTGGCCAAATACGCGGCGAACAGCCTGTTGGCCACCAAGATCAGCTTCATCAACCAGATCGCCGAGGTGGCCGAGCAGGTGGGTGCTGACATCGAGGCGGTGCGGCTCGCCATCGGCGCCGATCCGCGCATTGGCCACCACTTCATCTACCCCGGCTGTGGCTACGGCGGCTCCTGCTTCCCCAAGGACCTGCAGGCCTTGATCCGTACCGGCGAAGAACAGGGACTGTCCCTGGACTTGCTCCAGGCGGTGGAAGCGATCAACGTCAGGCAGAAATCCAAGCTCTTCGAACGTATCCAGCGCTATTTCAAGGGCGACCTGCAAGGCCGCACCTTCGCGCTCTGGGGCCTGGCGTTCAAGCCGAACACCGACGACATGCGCGATGCGCCGAGTCGGGTCCTGATGGAAGCCCTGTGGGCTGCCGGCGCCCGCGTCAGGGCCTTCGATCCGGTGGCCATGGCCGAAGCCCAGCGCCTCTACGGGCATGGCGATCGCCTGGCGCTCATGGGTACCCCAGAAGCCACCCTGGCCGGCGCCGATGCCCTGGTCATCTGTACCGAATGGCAACAATTCAAGGCACCGGACTTCGACCTCATCTTCCAGCAACTGAAACAACCGCTGATCTTCGATGGCCGAAATCTCTATGACCCCGAGCGTATGGCACGGCGAGGCTTCGAGTACTTCGCCATCGGCCGTGGCAAATCCCTGACCGCTCCCGCCGCTGCGACTCCCCTGGATAACGCTGAATGA
- a CDS encoding EamA family transporter — protein sequence MTVTDLALILAVILLTSASQFGQKKAAAAGADLAGRLGSKWLWLSLLGLGFALLLWFAVLQRVPVGIAYPLLSLNTLAVTLLARFAFKESVDRRAWCGCLCIVLGAGLLGGQA from the coding sequence GTGACGGTCACCGACCTCGCGCTGATCCTGGCGGTCATCCTGCTGACCAGCGCCAGCCAGTTCGGCCAGAAGAAAGCCGCCGCCGCAGGCGCGGACCTGGCGGGTCGCCTGGGCTCGAAATGGCTCTGGTTGTCGCTGCTCGGCCTGGGTTTCGCCTTGCTGCTGTGGTTCGCGGTGCTGCAACGCGTCCCGGTGGGCATCGCCTATCCCTTGCTGTCGCTCAACACCCTGGCCGTGACGCTCCTGGCACGCTTCGCCTTCAAGGAGTCGGTGGACCGCCGCGCCTGGTGCGGCTGCCTCTGCATCGTGCTCGGCGCCGGGCTACTGGGTGGCCAGGCATGA